A portion of the Pseudarthrobacter sp. L1SW genome contains these proteins:
- a CDS encoding Ig-like domain-containing protein, giving the protein MTTLLGKLGLKRRHKKLVTGTAFSAAVAVLVTGAVLYPGFKTTEVELNDGGVWVVSKSKNAVGRLNYPSRVLDGAVTPASTTFDILQDAGDVFVDDETGSTLNQVSPANMRLGGDKQLPGSADVSFGSEVISVTDAASGKVWAVSPSTINGFDEEASEPVMVGSEGIVSAVGDDDRIYSADPKSGAVTVTEVDASGGVVSSESETWAELKGSGDLQITVVGDKPVVLDAAAGRLFLPGGKHVQLENAREAKLQQGGPGSSFVAVSTQKALLKQPLDGSAAKAVAFDGEGVPAAPVQLGGCVHAAWSGANKYVRDCVNDGDDKNVDVPKASASPSYVFRVNRDLVVLNDVNSGNVWLVNQNMQLVNNWDDVIPPKNESDEQDQESADNNTVNILPDRTKPNRPPETKPDAVGVRPGRTTILSVLDNDSDPDGDVLTAAVGNSGPQAGSLENIYGGTAFQVSVPAGAKPGTETFSYSASDGRGLSATGQVTLTVVAPEENKPPQFKRGDNTTMLVEQGKTVSQNILTDWIDPDGDDLVLLDAKADNDQDQVKVRRDGLLTFQDSGATAGKKAVEVTIWDGRTTVTGKVVVNVQPPGALAPVVNADHVTAVVGQDLVISPLKNDVDPNGGALRLAQVEASGPAELGPVTDGGTFTFRSTTPGPVYLTYIASNGPQSSQGLIRVDVESGDETGDPVAVHDVALMPTGGSVLVDPLANDSDPSGGVLVLQSVKLPENSTASVSVINHSVLRITDILGTKDPILFEYTMSNGKKSATGSVSVVPVPAPAVLEAPQPKPDEVNVRVNDVVTIPVLENDTHPQGQELTVDPVLPQGVDPVDGKGFVSENTLRFIAGPQPKTVRAIYNAVDPQGQKSAAAVTIHILPLEGAENSRPQPRNLTARVVAAGTVRIPVPLGGIDPDGDSVQLTGIDSTPAMGMATVGSNFIDFTAAGDGAGTDTFRYKVVDRQGAVNTGTVTVGIAPRGDVNQKPTPVDDEVRVRPGRQIAVDAAGNDTDPDGDLIRILTDGIEADAALQATVSKTSGRIILLAPAEAGTVNVRYTIADDRDASAQAAIRVVVDNEVPLKAPIARDDRVTSAQTMGKTAVDVPVLKNDEDPDGVGENLKISTEATTARPGTDGTMIVDLTEQPQLIPYTVEDVDGQQSTAVIWVPGLGQQVPTLAKDEVLEVVAGQSVDVGLDEWVKVREGRSPRLTQVDRIKLIGADGSNPVTGDGTGLKYTAGADYVGPGSLTFEVTDGTGPDDPAGLKSTLSIRTKVLPDPNKNNPPELLGANLDVPKGDSASTDLGKLTADPDRDDVDKMKYELVGGAPAGFNASIDGRTLKVSAADSSGAGTTAAVQVKATDPHGLEATATYQLRVTASNRPKPVANDDVQDNVAAGKPVTVNVLANDANPFPESALKIIAAAAETGSGNVDVNGDSITVTPAPGFTGTMVVSYTVADKTGDDSRNATARIRLTVKDKPQTPTTPQAQSVGDQTALLNWTAPADRGSAITKYTVYGEGGFRQDCPANTCTLNGLANNTKYHFQVTATNEFGESDRSPASAEVRPDVKPDTPLAPSLKFGDKELSINWTAPASKGSPVKSYDLEISPPPAGQNAQIQGLTSVSYVWKGLQNGVSYKVRVLARNDAKEPSEWSPYSAAEVPAGVPATPAAPSAAQAGSVGSQSQLKVSWTAPSNNGDAVSAYTLTTLRGGAAVSTQQVAGTSQNVTVDNSETNYTFTVSATNKAGTSGTSPQSAAIRAAGKPGQVSGGTVADTGNSGQLKVTFTPLTEAQRNGSTASEIAYSYRASNGQAGPINAPGGNINGLPNGQDITINIIATSTKNNVSGDAKAIGSGNPYGPANAPNVNGGTSPKGDGQVHWTWNNPNTNGRPLNHYEVSMDGGGWQNVGKATSFDAGAGGWSQSHRLRVRAVTVVDGAIGGPATSTSGADPTPPPAPTKVRVEASTVNSCPGKPGVPDRYSNVNGDARCGSSDANWVSFSDGWIDSACWMNIYGSPESDPGYYKWYRMDGGPWPGWYVKRATIDISGPDVPRC; this is encoded by the coding sequence GTGACAACTCTGCTGGGGAAGCTGGGACTGAAAAGGCGCCATAAAAAACTCGTCACGGGCACTGCCTTCAGTGCCGCCGTCGCTGTCCTGGTCACCGGTGCCGTGCTGTATCCGGGGTTCAAGACCACCGAGGTGGAGCTGAACGACGGCGGCGTGTGGGTGGTGTCCAAGTCCAAGAATGCGGTGGGCCGGCTGAATTATCCCTCCCGTGTCCTTGATGGGGCGGTGACGCCTGCGTCCACAACGTTCGACATCCTGCAGGACGCCGGTGATGTCTTTGTTGATGACGAGACGGGTTCAACGCTGAACCAGGTCTCGCCAGCGAACATGCGGCTGGGCGGGGACAAGCAGCTGCCCGGGTCCGCGGACGTCAGTTTTGGTTCCGAGGTCATTTCCGTGACGGACGCGGCGTCGGGCAAGGTGTGGGCGGTGTCTCCGTCCACTATTAACGGTTTTGACGAGGAAGCGTCCGAGCCGGTGATGGTGGGTTCGGAGGGGATTGTCTCGGCGGTTGGGGATGATGACCGGATCTATTCCGCGGACCCCAAGTCCGGTGCCGTGACGGTAACGGAGGTTGACGCCAGTGGCGGGGTGGTTTCATCCGAGTCGGAGACCTGGGCGGAGCTGAAGGGTTCGGGGGATCTCCAGATCACGGTGGTGGGGGACAAACCCGTGGTCCTGGACGCCGCTGCCGGGAGGCTGTTCCTGCCGGGCGGGAAACACGTTCAGCTGGAGAATGCCCGGGAGGCGAAGCTGCAGCAGGGCGGTCCGGGCAGCAGCTTTGTGGCCGTTTCCACACAGAAGGCGCTGCTGAAGCAGCCGTTGGATGGTTCCGCGGCGAAGGCGGTGGCGTTCGACGGCGAGGGTGTGCCGGCTGCCCCCGTCCAGTTGGGCGGGTGCGTCCATGCGGCGTGGTCCGGGGCGAACAAGTATGTGCGGGACTGCGTCAATGACGGTGATGACAAGAACGTGGACGTGCCCAAGGCCAGTGCCTCGCCGTCGTATGTTTTTCGGGTGAACCGGGACCTGGTGGTCCTGAATGACGTGAACTCGGGCAATGTGTGGCTGGTGAACCAGAACATGCAGCTGGTCAACAACTGGGACGACGTCATCCCGCCCAAGAACGAGTCCGACGAGCAGGACCAGGAATCCGCGGACAACAACACCGTCAATATCCTGCCGGACCGCACCAAGCCCAACCGTCCGCCGGAAACCAAGCCCGACGCCGTCGGCGTGCGGCCTGGCCGCACTACCATCCTCAGTGTCCTGGACAACGATTCGGACCCCGACGGCGATGTCCTCACTGCCGCCGTCGGCAATTCCGGACCCCAGGCCGGCAGCCTTGAGAACATCTACGGCGGCACGGCTTTCCAGGTCTCCGTTCCGGCCGGCGCGAAGCCCGGGACGGAAACGTTCAGCTACAGCGCTTCCGACGGCCGCGGCCTTTCCGCAACCGGGCAGGTCACGCTGACTGTGGTGGCCCCCGAGGAGAACAAGCCGCCCCAGTTCAAGCGCGGCGACAACACCACCATGCTCGTGGAACAGGGCAAAACCGTCAGCCAGAACATCCTCACGGACTGGATCGACCCCGACGGCGACGACCTGGTCCTCCTCGACGCCAAGGCCGACAACGACCAGGACCAGGTCAAGGTCCGCCGCGACGGCCTGCTGACCTTCCAGGACTCCGGCGCGACAGCCGGCAAGAAGGCCGTGGAGGTGACCATCTGGGACGGCCGGACCACTGTCACCGGAAAAGTGGTGGTCAACGTCCAGCCCCCCGGAGCCCTCGCACCGGTAGTCAATGCCGACCATGTCACGGCCGTGGTGGGGCAGGACCTCGTCATCTCGCCCCTCAAGAACGACGTCGATCCCAACGGCGGCGCCCTCCGGCTGGCCCAGGTGGAAGCCAGCGGCCCGGCAGAGCTGGGGCCCGTGACCGACGGCGGCACCTTCACGTTCCGGAGCACCACCCCCGGTCCTGTCTACCTCACGTACATTGCCAGCAACGGGCCGCAAAGCAGCCAGGGGCTGATCCGCGTCGACGTCGAATCCGGGGATGAAACCGGCGATCCCGTGGCCGTCCATGACGTAGCGCTCATGCCAACCGGCGGAAGCGTGCTGGTGGACCCGCTGGCCAATGATTCCGACCCCTCCGGAGGAGTCCTGGTGCTGCAGTCAGTGAAGCTGCCGGAAAACTCCACGGCGTCGGTGAGCGTGATCAACCACAGCGTCCTGCGGATCACCGACATCCTGGGTACCAAGGACCCGATCCTCTTCGAATACACCATGTCCAACGGCAAGAAGTCGGCCACCGGCAGCGTCTCGGTAGTGCCCGTCCCGGCCCCCGCGGTCCTGGAAGCACCCCAGCCCAAGCCCGACGAAGTGAACGTCCGGGTCAACGACGTCGTCACCATCCCCGTGCTCGAGAACGACACCCACCCGCAGGGCCAGGAACTCACTGTGGACCCGGTCCTGCCGCAGGGTGTTGATCCGGTGGACGGCAAGGGCTTCGTCTCGGAAAACACGCTCCGGTTCATTGCCGGACCGCAGCCCAAGACCGTCCGGGCGATCTATAACGCCGTGGATCCGCAGGGCCAAAAGAGTGCCGCCGCGGTGACCATCCACATCCTTCCGCTGGAGGGGGCCGAGAACTCACGCCCGCAGCCGCGCAATCTGACGGCGCGCGTCGTGGCCGCGGGCACGGTCCGGATTCCGGTGCCGCTCGGCGGCATCGATCCCGACGGCGACTCCGTCCAGCTGACCGGCATCGACAGCACGCCCGCCATGGGCATGGCCACCGTGGGCAGCAACTTCATCGACTTCACCGCTGCCGGTGACGGCGCCGGAACAGACACGTTCCGCTACAAAGTGGTGGACCGGCAGGGCGCCGTCAACACCGGCACCGTCACCGTGGGCATCGCACCCCGCGGCGACGTCAACCAGAAGCCCACCCCCGTGGACGACGAGGTAAGGGTCCGCCCGGGCCGCCAGATCGCCGTCGACGCCGCCGGCAACGACACCGATCCCGATGGCGACCTCATCCGCATCCTCACCGATGGCATCGAGGCCGACGCCGCGCTGCAGGCCACCGTGAGCAAAACCAGCGGCCGCATTATCCTGCTGGCGCCCGCGGAAGCCGGGACCGTCAATGTGCGCTACACCATCGCCGATGACCGGGACGCTTCCGCCCAGGCCGCCATCCGTGTGGTGGTGGACAACGAGGTTCCGCTCAAGGCGCCCATCGCCCGTGACGACAGGGTGACGTCCGCCCAGACCATGGGGAAAACCGCTGTTGACGTCCCCGTCCTGAAGAACGATGAGGATCCGGACGGCGTGGGAGAGAACCTCAAGATCAGCACCGAAGCCACCACCGCCCGGCCAGGGACAGACGGCACCATGATCGTGGACCTCACAGAGCAGCCCCAGCTCATCCCCTACACCGTGGAGGACGTGGACGGACAGCAGTCGACGGCGGTGATCTGGGTACCGGGACTCGGCCAGCAGGTGCCCACCCTGGCCAAGGACGAAGTGCTGGAGGTTGTTGCCGGCCAGTCCGTGGACGTTGGCCTGGATGAGTGGGTCAAGGTCCGGGAGGGCCGCTCGCCGCGGCTCACCCAGGTAGACCGCATCAAGCTCATTGGTGCCGACGGCAGCAACCCCGTGACCGGCGACGGCACGGGGCTCAAGTACACCGCCGGCGCGGACTATGTGGGACCGGGCTCGCTGACCTTCGAGGTGACCGACGGAACCGGCCCGGACGATCCGGCCGGCCTGAAGTCCACCCTCAGCATCCGCACCAAGGTGCTGCCGGATCCGAACAAGAACAACCCTCCGGAACTGCTGGGCGCAAACCTGGACGTGCCCAAGGGCGACTCCGCCAGCACCGACCTGGGCAAGCTGACCGCGGACCCGGACCGGGACGACGTCGACAAGATGAAGTACGAGCTGGTGGGAGGCGCACCGGCAGGCTTCAACGCAAGCATCGACGGCAGGACCCTCAAGGTTTCCGCGGCCGACTCAAGCGGCGCCGGGACCACGGCCGCCGTCCAGGTCAAAGCTACGGATCCCCACGGGCTCGAAGCCACGGCCACCTACCAGCTGAGGGTGACTGCCTCGAACCGGCCGAAGCCAGTGGCCAACGACGACGTGCAGGACAATGTTGCCGCCGGTAAGCCCGTGACGGTCAACGTGCTCGCCAACGACGCCAACCCCTTCCCGGAAAGTGCGCTGAAGATTATCGCGGCGGCAGCCGAAACCGGCAGCGGCAACGTGGACGTAAACGGTGATTCCATAACGGTCACACCGGCCCCGGGGTTCACCGGCACCATGGTGGTGTCCTACACGGTGGCCGACAAGACGGGCGATGACTCCCGCAATGCCACGGCCCGGATCCGGCTCACCGTCAAGGACAAACCCCAGACTCCCACCACCCCGCAGGCCCAGAGTGTTGGCGACCAGACGGCGCTGCTGAACTGGACGGCGCCGGCAGACCGCGGCTCGGCGATCACCAAGTACACCGTGTACGGAGAAGGCGGGTTCCGGCAGGACTGCCCGGCCAACACCTGCACCCTCAACGGACTGGCCAACAACACGAAGTACCACTTCCAGGTCACGGCCACGAACGAGTTTGGCGAGTCGGACCGCTCGCCTGCGTCGGCCGAAGTGCGTCCGGATGTGAAGCCCGATACCCCGTTGGCACCATCGCTGAAGTTCGGCGACAAGGAGTTGTCCATCAACTGGACCGCACCGGCCAGCAAGGGCTCCCCGGTGAAGTCCTACGACCTGGAAATTTCGCCGCCTCCCGCCGGCCAGAACGCACAGATCCAGGGACTGACGTCCGTCAGCTACGTCTGGAAGGGCCTGCAGAACGGCGTGTCCTACAAGGTGCGGGTCCTGGCCCGCAATGACGCCAAGGAACCGTCCGAATGGAGCCCGTACTCGGCAGCCGAGGTGCCGGCTGGAGTTCCGGCCACACCCGCGGCACCGTCTGCTGCGCAGGCGGGTTCAGTGGGTTCACAGAGCCAGCTGAAGGTGAGTTGGACTGCGCCGAGCAACAATGGCGACGCCGTCTCGGCCTACACCCTGACCACCCTCCGCGGCGGAGCCGCGGTGTCCACCCAGCAGGTGGCCGGCACCTCGCAGAACGTGACGGTGGACAACTCGGAAACCAACTACACCTTCACGGTATCTGCCACCAACAAGGCGGGCACCAGCGGGACGAGTCCCCAGTCGGCGGCCATCCGGGCTGCCGGGAAGCCCGGCCAGGTCAGCGGCGGAACGGTGGCGGACACAGGGAACAGCGGGCAGCTCAAGGTCACCTTCACGCCCCTGACGGAAGCCCAGCGCAACGGTTCCACGGCGAGCGAGATCGCCTACTCCTACCGCGCTTCGAACGGCCAGGCCGGGCCCATCAATGCCCCCGGCGGCAACATCAACGGGCTTCCCAACGGCCAGGACATCACTATCAACATCATTGCCACGTCCACCAAGAACAATGTGTCCGGCGACGCCAAGGCCATCGGGAGCGGGAACCCGTACGGCCCGGCCAACGCGCCCAACGTTAACGGCGGCACCTCACCGAAGGGCGATGGCCAGGTCCATTGGACCTGGAACAACCCCAACACCAACGGCCGCCCGCTTAACCACTACGAGGTCAGCATGGACGGCGGCGGCTGGCAGAACGTCGGGAAGGCGACCAGCTTCGACGCCGGCGCCGGCGGATGGAGCCAGAGCCACAGGTTGCGCGTCCGTGCCGTGACCGTGGTGGACGGCGCCATTGGCGGACCTGCGACGTCCACCTCCGGCGCCGATCCGACGCCTCCTCCGGCGCCCACCAAGGTCCGGGTGGAAGCTTCGACCGTCAACAGCTGCCCCGGAAAGCCGGGAGTTCCGGACAGATACAGCAACGTCAACGGAGATGCCCGTTGCGGTTCCAGCGACGCGAACTGGGTTTCCTTCTCGGACGGCTGGATCGACAGCGCCTGCTGGATGAACATCTACGGTTCACCCGAATCCGATCCGGGCTATTACAAGTGGTACCGCATGGATGGCGGCCCCTGGCCCGGCTGGTACGTCAAGCGCGCAACCATCGATATCAGCGGGCCGGACGTTCCCCGATGCTGA